The Lacticaseibacillus pabuli region TGTCCCAGGTGCTGGCCATGCCCAGAGCATTTTCAAGGCGCCGCAGCAGTACCAGGAACGCGTTACCGACTTTTTAGCCCGTTACATGCGTTAACGCCTTCCAGCACCGATTCTAGCCGTGGTGGCCAAATTACCGGATTTGATGCACGCGTCTAAAGCAAAATATAAGGAAAAGGCAAAAAGTAGTCGCCATCCTCAATTTAAATGCAAAATAAGACACCTCCAGGCAAAATGTTTGGGGGTGTTTATTATGTCTGCTAATTGATTCGTCAGCCACCTTAACCGCTCGCGGCGCTTTTTGATAACAGATGGGGGCTACCCGTTACACCTGAAACGTTGAGTTTGGGCTCATAAAACAATAAGCTATTTAAAGATAAGAAGAGGAGGTTTTCAACATGAAAATCGCAATCGTTACCGATAGCTCAGCGTACATGAGCAAGGCAGAGACGACCAAACTCGGCGTGACCGTGGCACCACTGACCGTTATGTTTGGGGAACAAGTCTATTTTGAAAATGAAACCATCAGTAGTGCTGAATTCTATGCGCGGATGAAGTCCGGCAAGGCATTGCCAACGACATCGCAAGCGACGCTGGGGCGGATGGATGAAATCTACCGGGAATTGGCCGCAGCGGGTTACACTGACATCCTCTCCATTCACTTGTCTGGTGCCCTCAGCGGGATGTGCGCGAGTCTGAAGGGTTTCGTTCGCGACTACGAGGGCTTTACCGTACACGTCGTTGACTCACGCAGCATCAGCGTTGGCCTTGCCGACCAAGTACGCCTCGCCGTGCGGATGGTGCACGCCGGTAAGACGGTTGATGAGATTGTACCAGTGCTACAAAAGTTCAATCAACACGTCAACGTCGGCTTTATGGTCAATGATCTGAAACACCTGCAGCGGACGGGTCGCCTGAAGGGCGGTGCGGCACTGATCGGGAACCTGCTGCTGATCAAGCCCCTACTTGCCTTGCAGGATGGCGCCATTGTGCCAACCAACAAGGAACGGACTGCGCGACGTGCGCTGAAACACATCGCTGCCGACGCCGTGGATCAGATGAATCATTTGGGGATGCCAGGCCGGTACACCTTAATCGATGCGAATAACCCACGGGCGATTGCCACCCTGCGCGAACAGATTGTGACCGCCCAGCCAGATGCCGTTATTGAAGGCGGCGAGATTGGCCCTGCGGTTGGGGTGCATACCGGTGAGGGTGTTGTGGGCGTCTTTACCGCACCAGACTGGCAACAATTTCCAATCGAATAGGGTTGACCAGCGCTACCTGCAACCGCTTGCAAAAATTTAAAAATGCGGTATAGTTAATTAGAAGAGCGGAACGATTGTTATTTTCCACCCGTGAAATGTAACGGCTGATTGGGTTCGGTCATTAAGGAGCTGAGATTATGAACGCATTCTTCAATAAAATCTCGTTTATCTTCGTTGGCATCAGCACGTATCTGATTCTGTTTCTCATTATGAGTTACCCTCACTATGAACTGATGACCTGGCATGGATTCTTCGGCGGCATGTGGATTGTACCTATCTTCATCGCCGTGGCATACATCTGGCGTCAGGTGCACCTGAACGAAATCAAGTATTTGATTCAGGATGCAGTAAAGCGCGCGAGCCTGCACTAGGATTGCATGCGTCGATCGATAAGCACCAGTCGTTATTGGACGACTGGTGCCTTTTTCTGCCTTAATGGAGGGTGCGTATGAATGATTTTGTCAAAAGTTTACGCTTGGTGTTTGTCTTTGTCGGGGCATACGCGATTAGTTTCTTCTTTCGCTATTATCCCAACTTTGAGGTGAATTGGCGGGTGAAGCTGCATTCACTGTGGGCGTTGCCCTTTATCTTCCTGTTTGCCTATTTGTGGCAGCGGTCGGTGTCGCGGCGCAATCAAAAGAAGCAGTAGGCATAATAAAGGCGCCGCCGCAATCCTAAATCTAGGATTGTGGCGGCGCCTTCGCTATCTATTTAAAACTATTCGTCGTCGCTGTCATCGTCTTCATCATGGACGATTTCGGGGCCGACAGTCACGGTAAACCAGTGAACAAAGCCGCGTTCGAAGTCACTCACAACAAAGTGGTAGCGATCAAGCGTAATTTCATCACCGGTTTTCAGGTCAGGGTGCTTTTCGAGGAGCAGGCCACCGACCGTGATAATGTCAGAGTTCTCGAATTCTTCGATATCCGTGCGGAAGTAACGCTCAAAATCATAAAGGGTTGTCTTCCCGCTGACCTTGAAGACCTTCTTGTCGTCTGTCGTGAGGATGTATTCATCGGAAACATCGTCAATTTCATCCTTGACGGTACCAATGAGTTCCTCATACACATCCTTGTCGGTGACAATCCCCGAAGTCCCACCGTACTCATCAGAGACAACCACGATTGGGGATTGACTCTTGATCATGGACTGCAGGATTTCTTGGATTGGCGTGGACTCAGGAACCGTGACGATGGAACGGAGAATTTTGGCAATCCGCATGTTGGCATCGATTCGCGACTGACGTACTAGGTCGTAAATGTAGACGTAGCCGAGGATCTTATCCTTATCCCCATTGGCAACAACGGGGAAGCGGCTGTACCCTTCGCGCAGGTAAAGCGTGATGACGTCCTTCACGGTTGAATTGATATCCACCACGTCGAGGCGTGTCCGGTCAACCATGACGTCTCGGGCGACCTTGTCGTTGAACTCGAAGGCACGTTCCATGTAGACAACGTCATTCTTTTCCAGCTCACCCGTCGTCACGGCGGTCTTGCTGAGGTTCAGGATTTCGGCTTGGGAGAAGGCTTCATTTCCTTCGTCCGCTGGCTTAATCCCAAAGAGACGCAGTACCGCGCGCGATGAGGTGTTCAGGAAC contains the following coding sequences:
- a CDS encoding DegV family protein, which produces MKIAIVTDSSAYMSKAETTKLGVTVAPLTVMFGEQVYFENETISSAEFYARMKSGKALPTTSQATLGRMDEIYRELAAAGYTDILSIHLSGALSGMCASLKGFVRDYEGFTVHVVDSRSISVGLADQVRLAVRMVHAGKTVDEIVPVLQKFNQHVNVGFMVNDLKHLQRTGRLKGGAALIGNLLLIKPLLALQDGAIVPTNKERTARRALKHIAADAVDQMNHLGMPGRYTLIDANNPRAIATLREQIVTAQPDAVIEGGEIGPAVGVHTGEGVVGVFTAPDWQQFPIE
- a CDS encoding hemolysin family protein, with the translated sequence MDSGQVASSLLVMAITFLFAAFFVASEFALVQSRPSALEEMLKSGQGSKAKLKRALKMVHNLNEYLSTTQIGVTIAGLIMGWIGEEVTEYLLVTLLGFTGLQLPGGGLHAIGAALGILILTYLEVVLTEIVPKNIAIDFSIKTLMFVVTPLHYFHVICYPFVWFLNTSSRAVLRLFGIKPADEGNEAFSQAEILNLSKTAVTTGELEKNDVVYMERAFEFNDKVARDVMVDRTRLDVVDINSTVKDVITLYLREGYSRFPVVANGDKDKILGYVYIYDLVRQSRIDANMRIAKILRSIVTVPESTPIQEILQSMIKSQSPIVVVSDEYGGTSGIVTDKDVYEELIGTVKDEIDDVSDEYILTTDDKKVFKVSGKTTLYDFERYFRTDIEEFENSDIITVGGLLLEKHPDLKTGDEITLDRYHFVVSDFERGFVHWFTVTVGPEIVHDEDDDSDDE